Proteins encoded by one window of Microbacterium testaceum:
- a CDS encoding phosphohydrolase: MAEADDLLSAWSAIAPPEDTAWARARPGPGVDEIAARLSSVPRPFLDDDVSLRALAGDVLGRPVASVDHADDERVRTGAAIGLWVVASEDLVQPFVPSLAGGDVARAIDALALRLAPVVDPRDWLADAERREEAARTFLLWAGFLPAGEDRETARALLDARDSLRRNAALAEAYAAYRHREEIARRLAEARAREAAARYSSE, translated from the coding sequence GTGGCTGAGGCGGACGATCTGCTGAGCGCATGGTCGGCGATCGCGCCGCCCGAAGACACGGCGTGGGCGAGAGCTCGGCCCGGTCCCGGGGTCGACGAGATCGCGGCGCGCCTGTCGAGCGTGCCGCGGCCGTTCCTCGACGACGACGTCTCGCTGCGCGCGCTCGCCGGCGACGTGCTGGGCCGACCCGTGGCATCCGTCGATCACGCCGACGACGAGCGGGTGCGCACGGGCGCGGCCATCGGTCTGTGGGTGGTGGCGAGCGAAGACCTGGTGCAGCCGTTCGTCCCGTCACTCGCCGGCGGCGACGTGGCGCGCGCGATCGACGCCCTGGCCCTGCGGCTGGCGCCCGTGGTGGATCCGCGCGACTGGCTCGCCGACGCCGAGCGGCGGGAAGAGGCGGCGCGCACCTTCCTGCTCTGGGCGGGCTTCCTACCGGCCGGCGAAGACCGCGAGACCGCGCGCGCGCTCCTCGACGCGCGCGACTCGCTCCGCCGCAACGCCGCGCTCGCCGAGGCCTACGCCGCGTACCGCCACCGCGAAGAGATCGCCCGCCGCCTTGCCGAGGCGCGCGCCCGGGAAGCCGCCGCGAGGTACTCGAGTGAGTGA